One Silurus meridionalis isolate SWU-2019-XX chromosome 10, ASM1480568v1, whole genome shotgun sequence genomic window carries:
- the commd4 gene encoding COMM domain-containing protein 4 yields MRFRFCGDLDCPDWVLAEISTLARISSVKMKLLCVQVIKDILDEGIDYDKVAKLTADAKFESGDIKASVAVLSFIFSNAAKHDVDSESLSSELQQLGLPKEHTTGLCKSYEDKHTALQEKLKESSLRLGRLEAVNWRVDYTLSSSELKEVNEPTVQLKIQAQDPESGSTETTVVSVTSDKFRVLLTELKQAQAMMNAL; encoded by the exons ATG agGTTCCGATTTTGTGGGGATTTGGACTGCCCTGACTGGGTCTTAGCTGAAATCAGTACATTAGCGCGAATA TCAAGCGTCAAGATGAAACTTCTGTGTGTGCAAGTAATAAAAGACATCCTCGACGAAGGCATTGAT TATGACAAGGTGGCAAAACTAACCGCCGATGCAAAATTTG AGAGTGGAGATATTAAAGCTAGTGTTGCCGTACTGAGCTTTATATTCTCCAATGCAGCAAAGCATGATGTTGATAGCGAATCTCTGTCCAGTGAACTTCAACAGCTGGGCTTACCTAAAG AGCACACAACCGGACTGTGTAAATCGTAtgaagacaaacacacagcccTGCAGGAGAAGCTGAAGGAGAGCAGTCTACGCT TGGGGCGTCTGGAAGCAGTAAACTGGAGGGTGGACTACACACTGAGTTCCAGTGAATTGAAGGAGGTGAATGAACCTACAGTACAGCTGAAGATCCAGGCTCAGGACCCAGAGTCAGGTTCTACCGAGACCACTGTAGTCTCAGTCACTTCAGACAAGTTCAGAGTGCTATTAACAG AACTTAAACAAGCACAAGCTATGATGAATGCACTTTAA
- the sema7a gene encoding semaphorin-7A isoform X2 → MYCCRNETFIPFFAVSMSRVLYHTGMKLVYNSLLFGSCFLSLFCSGAIPRLMLRQDNSRHQLIYSKNVSHTVLCLSNASGSLLLGTINSVLEVNDGRVVENFTLTDDEDNGSACETVITLIEEFQNNYFVCGTNGKQPRCWKLDPRKSNHSDVVVEMIDGHGISPYKYSQNSLSLVVAGDLYAAAPLFLDGTSLQFRRQVGNQNQLWMYDSWITAPTFISAFVASRQEDSLNEKIYILFREKNTDRIPEADPWIARVARVCKNDKGGPKRFFQHIWTSFLKARLVCANPGESLYFNNLEDVFVLHSVDWKKSRVYALFSSNWNVTAVCIYSLAELDDIFENSTFKGYNEDIPNPRPGTCVKDSTSLPIHTMRIVRDHSEMTEWVQPIQKHAPFYISNKKYTKVAVDRVKASDEKMYNVLLLATDTGTIHKILEHDSKVFIISETRLCSGPAPVLSMKLDSGKRKLFVGYPGQMSVLDLQRCQDYNTSCEDCVLARDPYCAWTENGCSSQKGEFKIYPLVIRTHVQ, encoded by the exons ATGTACTGTTGTAGGAACGAAACGTTCATCCCTTTTTTTGCTGTGAGTATGAGCCGAGTCCTTTATCACACAGGAATGAAACTAGTTTACAATTCGCTGCTTTTCGGCTCGTGTTTTCTGTCACTTTTTTGTTCGGGTGCGATTCCCAGGTTAATGCTGCGACAAG atAATTCACGTCACCAGCTAATCTATAGCAAAAATGTAAGCCATACAGTCCTCTGCCTCTCAAATGCATCAGGAAGTCTGCTCTTGGGGACAATAAACTCTGTGTTGGAGGTGAACGATGGTAGAGTGGTAGAg AACTTTACCTTGACAGATGATGAAGATAATGGG AGTGCTTGTGAAACTGTCATAACTTTAATCGAAGAAttccaaaataattattttgtctGTGGAACAAATGGCAAACAACCGAGGTGCTGGAAGCTG GATCCTAGAAAAAGCAATCACTCTGATGTGGTTGTGGAAATGATTGATGGCCATGGCATCTCACCTTACAAATACTCACAAAATTCTCTGTCCCTTGTAGTGG cTGGAGACCTTTATGCTGCAGCTCCACTTTTCCTGGATGGAACATCACTACAGTTTCGTAGGCAAGTAGGCAACCAAAACCAATTATGGATGTATGATTCCTGGATTACAG CACCAACATTTATCTCAGCTTTTGTGGCCAGCAGACAAGAGGACTCATTAAATGAGAAAATTTATATTCTCTTTcgagagaaaaacacagacagaatTCCAGAAGCTGACCCATGGATCGCTAGAGTGGCAAGAGTTTGCAAG AATGACAAAGGAGGGCCTAAGAGATTTTTCCAACATATTTGGACATCTTTCCTAAAGGCACGGCTTGTTTGTGCAAATCCTGGAGAATCTCTGTACTTTAATAATTTGGAGGACGTCTTTGTGCTACACTCTGTTGACTGGAAGAAATCCCGGGTCTATGCTCTTTTCTCAAGCAACTG GAATGTCACTGCTGTTTGCATATACTCCTTAGCTGAGCTTGATGACATTTTTGAGAATTCCACTTTCAAAGGCTACAATGAAGATATTCCCAACCCAAGACCAGGAACT TGTGTGAAGGACAGTACATCCCTGCCCATCCATACTATGCGTATTGTTAGAGACCATTCAGAAATGACTGAATGGGTCCAACCCATACAAAAGCATGCCCCTTTCTAcatcagcaataaaaaatataccaaaGTCGCAGTGGATAGAGTGAAGGCTTCAGATGAAAAAATGTACAATGTGCTGCTGCTTGCTACAG ACACTGGAACAATCCATAAGATTCTAGAACATGATTCCAAAGTCTTTATCATTTCTGAGACAAGACTTTGCAGTGGCCCTGCTCCTGTTCTGTCTATGAAACTAGACTCTGGAAAG AGAAAGTTGTTTGTTGGATATCCTGGACAAATGTCTGTCTTAGACCTGCAGAGGTGCCAGGACTATAACACATCCTGTGAAGACTGTGTTCTTGCCAGGGACCCATACTGTGCTTGGACTGAAAATGGGTGCTCTTCACAAA AGGGGGAATTCAAAATATATCCACTGGTGATCCGCACGCATGTTCAATAA
- the sema7a gene encoding semaphorin-7A isoform X1 yields MYCCRNETFIPFFAVSMSRVLYHTGMKLVYNSLLFGSCFLSLFCSGAIPRLMLRQDNSRHQLIYSKNVSHTVLCLSNASGSLLLGTINSVLEVNDGRVVENFTLTDDEDNGSACETVITLIEEFQNNYFVCGTNGKQPRCWKLDPRKSNHSDVVVEMIDGHGISPYKYSQNSLSLVVAGDLYAAAPLFLDGTSLQFRRQVGNQNQLWMYDSWITAPTFISAFVASRQEDSLNEKIYILFREKNTDRIPEADPWIARVARVCKNDKGGPKRFFQHIWTSFLKARLVCANPGESLYFNNLEDVFVLHSVDWKKSRVYALFSSNWNVTAVCIYSLAELDDIFENSTFKGYNEDIPNPRPGTCVKDSTSLPIHTMRIVRDHSEMTEWVQPIQKHAPFYISNKKYTKVAVDRVKASDEKMYNVLLLATDTGTIHKILEHDSKVFIISETRLCSGPAPVLSMKLDSGKRKLFVGYPGQMSVLDLQRCQDYNTSCEDCVLARDPYCAWTENGCSSQIKGGIQNISTGDPHACSIISAPKRLKQDESSLFSTNQVVHTVFKDVPFYLSCPTDSHHATYSWEHRGDCKPCQRTQSYCLYLIPAVSEHDYGMYNCVSVEHNYKKTVKVYQLHGQSEPRTLNRTFKHTAQKEWLLTVFTALLFSVHLSV; encoded by the exons ATGTACTGTTGTAGGAACGAAACGTTCATCCCTTTTTTTGCTGTGAGTATGAGCCGAGTCCTTTATCACACAGGAATGAAACTAGTTTACAATTCGCTGCTTTTCGGCTCGTGTTTTCTGTCACTTTTTTGTTCGGGTGCGATTCCCAGGTTAATGCTGCGACAAG atAATTCACGTCACCAGCTAATCTATAGCAAAAATGTAAGCCATACAGTCCTCTGCCTCTCAAATGCATCAGGAAGTCTGCTCTTGGGGACAATAAACTCTGTGTTGGAGGTGAACGATGGTAGAGTGGTAGAg AACTTTACCTTGACAGATGATGAAGATAATGGG AGTGCTTGTGAAACTGTCATAACTTTAATCGAAGAAttccaaaataattattttgtctGTGGAACAAATGGCAAACAACCGAGGTGCTGGAAGCTG GATCCTAGAAAAAGCAATCACTCTGATGTGGTTGTGGAAATGATTGATGGCCATGGCATCTCACCTTACAAATACTCACAAAATTCTCTGTCCCTTGTAGTGG cTGGAGACCTTTATGCTGCAGCTCCACTTTTCCTGGATGGAACATCACTACAGTTTCGTAGGCAAGTAGGCAACCAAAACCAATTATGGATGTATGATTCCTGGATTACAG CACCAACATTTATCTCAGCTTTTGTGGCCAGCAGACAAGAGGACTCATTAAATGAGAAAATTTATATTCTCTTTcgagagaaaaacacagacagaatTCCAGAAGCTGACCCATGGATCGCTAGAGTGGCAAGAGTTTGCAAG AATGACAAAGGAGGGCCTAAGAGATTTTTCCAACATATTTGGACATCTTTCCTAAAGGCACGGCTTGTTTGTGCAAATCCTGGAGAATCTCTGTACTTTAATAATTTGGAGGACGTCTTTGTGCTACACTCTGTTGACTGGAAGAAATCCCGGGTCTATGCTCTTTTCTCAAGCAACTG GAATGTCACTGCTGTTTGCATATACTCCTTAGCTGAGCTTGATGACATTTTTGAGAATTCCACTTTCAAAGGCTACAATGAAGATATTCCCAACCCAAGACCAGGAACT TGTGTGAAGGACAGTACATCCCTGCCCATCCATACTATGCGTATTGTTAGAGACCATTCAGAAATGACTGAATGGGTCCAACCCATACAAAAGCATGCCCCTTTCTAcatcagcaataaaaaatataccaaaGTCGCAGTGGATAGAGTGAAGGCTTCAGATGAAAAAATGTACAATGTGCTGCTGCTTGCTACAG ACACTGGAACAATCCATAAGATTCTAGAACATGATTCCAAAGTCTTTATCATTTCTGAGACAAGACTTTGCAGTGGCCCTGCTCCTGTTCTGTCTATGAAACTAGACTCTGGAAAG AGAAAGTTGTTTGTTGGATATCCTGGACAAATGTCTGTCTTAGACCTGCAGAGGTGCCAGGACTATAACACATCCTGTGAAGACTGTGTTCTTGCCAGGGACCCATACTGTGCTTGGACTGAAAATGGGTGCTCTTCACAAATTAa AGGGGGAATTCAAAATATATCCACTGGTGATCCGCACGCATGTTCAATAATATCAG CTCCAAAAAGACTCAAGCAGGATGAATCATCTTTATTTTCTACCAATCAAGTAGTACATACTGTGTTCAAGGATGTCCCTTTCTACCTTTCCTGCCCAACTGACTCACATCATGCTACCTATAGCTGGGAGCACCGAGGTGATTGTAAACCATGCCAGAGGACTCAGTCTTACTGCCTTTATTTAATACCAGCTGTCAGTGAACATGACTATGGAATGTACAACTGTGTGTCAGTGGAACATAACTACAAGAAAACAGTTAAAGTATATCAGTTGCATGGTCAATCTGAGCCACGGACCCTCAACAGAACCTTCAAACATACAGCACAGAAAGAATGGCTGTTGACTGTATTCACTGCACTTCTTTTCAGCGTACACTTATCTGTCTGA
- the islr2 gene encoding immunoglobulin superfamily containing leucine-rich repeat protein 2, whose amino-acid sequence MASRCFLLLALGTAVITFAVNVQCCPTPCSCSDKTPHHFVECAYKELQLVPDGLPSNVTTLSLSANKIKVLKSQNFVNVIQVTSLWLSHNEIVTIERNTLAPMYQLKNLDLSHNKIVLFPWEDLANLTSLQLLKINNNEMVNLPKDAFINLIELRSVRINNNKFTTIAEGTFDALISMSHLQIYNNPFTCSCKLEWMRDWIINSKISIPEQNNIVCEAPAHLIGLQVTQMPKLVCQAPTVIIKYQPNIENTEIHEGYMVILNCETKGSPKPDVEWEVFAGNQLLNFPLPSVVENIEVPINSAPTNTRFQIFQNGTLIIPHMSKKEEGNYTCSATNDIGKAEHTVKLAVAVTKKENTNSVLDTKESTGVTDNKPGQKNPKNNVWPKYEKPKILPTGTSSINIKTEPVDSDTLPFTSKCGISDGTQYISNHAFNMSLDDLKQYTFDFGVIALEVSETEAKVQLNPLQMANAKSNLHLNQPQDLETVNKEPFTLYQTSSKKSPMDMLYVCVSTGKGHSVVQWSKIEDGVNTYRFQGLKPGTNYTLCLTYGGQDCQVQVVFTTRKKIPSLLIIVVVSIFLLALATVPLLGATCCHLLYKYQGKTYKLIMKTQNADQLEKQMETDFDPRASFVGSDKNFNASELGEGDAEADVEEGEGEGEEVEGSVVTESIPESQSKTQEEFEVGSEYSDRLPLGAEAVNISEEINGNYKEPR is encoded by the coding sequence ATGGCGTCCAGGTGCTTCTTGCTACTCGCCTTAGGGACTGCAGTGATTACCTTTGCAGTGAATGTGCAGTGCTGTCCTACGCCGTGTAGTTGCTCAGATAAAACCCCCCATCACTTTGTGGAGTGTGCTTACAAAGAACTTCAGCTTGTACCTGATGGCTTGCCATCCAATGTGACCACTCTTAGCCTTTCAGCAAACAAAATCAAAGTGCTGAAATCACAAAATTTTGTGAATGTAATCCAGGTTACATCTCTTTGGCTGTCTCACAATGAAATTGTTACCATTGAGAGAAACACTCTGGCACCAATGTACCAACTAAAAAATCTGGACCTAAGCCATAATAAAATAGTACTTTttccatgggaggaccttgctAACCTTACTTCTCTGCAGTtgctgaaaataaataacaatgagATGGTCAATCTGCCCAAGGATGCTTTCATCAACTTGATAGAGTTGCGTTCAGTTCGTATTAACAATAACAAATTTACAACGATTGCTGAAGGAACTTTTGATGCTCTTATCTCCATGTCGCATCTACAGATTTACAACAATCCCTTTACATGTTCTTGCAAACTGGAGTGGATGAGGGATTGGATTATTAATTCAAAAATTTCCATTCCTGAGCAAAACAACATTGTTTGTGAGGCTCCTGCCCATTTAATTGGTTTACAAGTCACTCAGATGCCAAAACTGGTGTGTCAGGCTCCaactgttataataaaatatcagcCCAACATTGAAAACACAGAAATTCATGAGGGGTACATGGTCATTTTAAATTGTGAAACTAAAGGAAGCCCCAAACCTGATGTTGAGTGGGAAGTATTTGCAGGAAACCAACTACTAAATTTCCCATTGCCTTCAGTTGTAGAAAATATTGAGGTTCCTATTAATAGTGCACCCACTAATACAAGATTCCAAATTTTTCAAAATGGAACTCTAATCATTCCTCATATGAGCAAAAAAGAAGAGGGAAACTATACCTGTTCTGCTACTAATGACATCGGCAAAGCTGAACACACAGTGAAACTTGCGGTGGCTGTtaccaaaaaagaaaacaccaacTCTGTGCTGGACACAAAAGAAAGTACTGGTGTGACTGACAATAAGCCTGGCCAGAAGAACCCCAAAAACAATGTATGGCCCAAATATGAGAAGCCCAAAATTCTTCCAACTGGAACATCATCGATTAATATTAAAACTGAACCGGTTGATTCTGATACTTTACCATTTACCAGTAAGTGTGGAATAAGTGATGGTACACAGTATATATCCAATCATGCATTTAACATGAGCTTGGATGACCTGAAACAATACACATTTGACTTTGGGGTGATTGCTTTAGAAGTGTCAGAGACTGAGGCTAAAGTCCAACTCAATCCTTTACAGATGGCAAATGCCAAATCAAACCTTCACCTCAACCAACCACAGGACCTGGAAACTGTGAATAAAGAACCTTTCACTCTTTACCAGACTTCATCCAAAAAATCTCCTATGGACatgctgtatgtttgtgtgagcACTGGCAAAGGACATTCAGTTGTTCAGTGGTCCAAGATTGAGGACGGTGTCAATACATATCGTTTCCAAGGTTTAAAACCAGGCACTAACTACACTCTGTGTCTCACCTATGGCGGACAGGACTGCCAGGTCCAGGTTGTCTTTACAACAAGGAAGAAAATCCCATCTTTACTTATTATAGTTGTGGTCAGCATTTTCTTACTGGCTCTGGCCACAGTGCCCTTGCTAGGAGCCACCTGCTGTCACTTGTTGTACAAGTATCAAGGGAAGACTTACAAACTGATTATGAAGACGCAGAATGCAGATCAGCTGGAGAAGCAAATGGAGACAGACTTTGATCCGAGAGCCTCTTTTGTGGGCTCAGATAAAAACTTCAATGCAAGTGAGCTTGGTGAGGGAGACGCTGAAGCTGATGTGGAGGAAGGGGAAGGGGAAGGTGAGGAAGTCGAGGGCAGTGTGGTAACTGAGTCCATCCCTGAGTCGCAGTCCAAAACTCAGGAGGAGTTCGAAGTGGGCTCCGAGTATAGTGACAGGTTACCGTTAGGAGCTGAGGCAGTGAATATATCTGAGGAAATAAATGGCAATTATAAAGAGCCACGCTAA